The window GCTGGCCGATGACGGTGGGGCCGATCGTGGCAGGGGCGGGCATGGCGCTGTTCACCCGGATCGATGCGGACAGCAGCTATCTCACCGATATCCTGCCGGCGGTCCTGGTCTTCGCGCTCGGGCTGTCGGCGACGGTCGCGCCGCTCACCACCACGGTGCTCGCCGCGGCACCGAATCATCTGGCCGGGATCGCGTCGGCGATCAACAACGACGTGGCCCGGATCGCCGGGCTGCTGGCCGTCGCCGTGCTGCCGGGCCTGGCCGGAATCACCCCGGCGGTCTACGCGGACGCGGTGGCGCTGACGTCCGGGTTCCACCGGGCGGTGCTGCTGGCGGGGGCGCTCTGCGCCGCCGGCGGTGTGCTCGCCGCGCTGACGATCCGCCGGACGCCGCTGGAAGCACTCGACGACGACTGACCGGCCGGCCTGGCCACCTGGGGCGCCGGCGCCTTCTCGACGACCTCCGGCTCGGCCGGGACCGCCTGCAGCAGCGGGCGTTCGGTGGTGGTGCGGGCAGCGGGGCGGGACACCGGACGCTGCTCGGGGACGACGGCCCGGACGCTGAACAGCCAGCCGGCGTCCAGCTCGTACCAGCTGCGCTCGTCGATGACCTGCTTCGTGATCGGGTGCCAGCTGCCGTCCAGCCCGGCCTGCTCCCAGTCCTGCGCGCCCTGCCGGATCCGGAAGGACCCGCGGGAGGTGACGGCGATGTGCGCCAGCACGCGGCCGGGGAAGAGGAACCTGGTGCCGTCGGAGAGACCGTCCACCACACCTTGTACGTGGGGCGAGACCGCCCGGACCGAACGCAGTGCGGGAGTGGATCTCATGGGGTGGACCTCTCTGTCGGTGCAGCAGGACGTCGGTACCACGATGTCGATGTGTTCAAACCCGGTGTGATCCAGATCCATTCCCTGCAGCCGCATCTCGCCTTCGCATCGACCGGTTCACCGCGCGGGCGATGGTCGGGGCAGCAGGGGAGGGCGGGACGGGAGGCAGCGGATCGTCGGACTGTTGCCGGGCACGTGCGGTTCGGGCTGCGGTCCGGATCGGCCGGGCCGGGAGCGTGCTGTCCCGGCGCCACCGTGATCGTCCCGCAGTACGGAGAAGCTATCGGAGACGCCGTTTCGCCAAGGTTACGTCCTGTGGTCGCCCCATCACAAGAACGATCATGACCTGCATCGATGACGGAATCGGTCAAGATTTCACCCGACATCGGGCACGACCGGCGACGGCGACCACTCCTGTGTGCGGGGGTCTGCGAGCTGACCTCACCGAGGGTGACCGGATCCGGGCATCCCACCCGGGAGGTGATCCCGGTGACACGAACCGGTCGAAGATCAACAGTGATCCCTGCTGCGCGGGTGCCGGAACTCGGCGGCACACCGTTGTGGCGGCGTCGTGATGACGGGAATGCTTGTGCGTCAGCGCAGGCGCCGGCTCCGATCGGCGCCGATCGACCGCGCGAATCGCGGCTGAACGGCACGGACGTGCAGTGGCGGGTCAGCCGGGATTCGGCCCGCTGTCGGGTCGCCGGCCCCGCCACCCGGAGAGCCGGGCGCCGAGCACGCCGAGGGCGAGTTCCGGTGCGTTCTGGTGCACCGATGCCAGGAAACTCGTCCGGACGTCCGGCCGGTGCAGCGGGTGGCCGGTCGGGGTGCGGTGCAGCAGTCGGTCGACGGTCCGCCCCGCCGCCGCATCGCAGTCGGCGGCCCACTGCTGCCTCGCCGACCGGTCACGCCCGTCGAGCAGCCGCTTGACCCAGGACTCGACCTGCCACTCCCGGCCGTCCGGCGCCTGGCGCAGGTAGCCCCCCAGCGGGTCGGTGTACACCCGGCCGTACCGGGACGATCCTGCCGCGGCGACGATCTCGTCGAGCAGTGCGCGCAGCAGCAGTGACCGGGCCAGGGCCGCGCCGAGGTCCGGCCGGTCGGCGACCCGGAGCAGCACCGCCTCGAGCGCGATCGGCCACCGATCGTCGAGCCCGGTGGGCGCAGGTGCCGGCGGTTCACCGGCCACCGCGGTCGAACCGTGCTCCCCCCAAGGCCAGCCGCCCGCGGCGACGAACTCCGCATCGGCCACCACCACGTCCTGTGCCAGCCGCTCCCGGACCGCACCGGCGAGCGGCTCGCCGGCACCCGGCAGTGCCGCGGCCAGCGCCTGGAGCTCGACGCGATAGGCCGGGGCGGTCGGGCCGTCCGGCGGCTGCGGGTCGGTGCGGGCGTGCACGGCCAGCACCGGGGACGTCGGACCCGGGCGGAACGAGAGGCGGACCGACGGGGACTGCAGCACCCGGGGTTCCAGCAGCCAGCGGGCGAACCCGTGCTCCGCCTGACCGAGCGGCCGTCCGGCCAGCAGCATCTCGCCGATCGCCGGGACCGGAAGCGGGATCTGCCGCCCCATCAGCGTGTGCAGCGCCCCGGCCAGGTCGGTCGGCGCGGGCGAGGTGCCGACGACCGCGGTCAGCCGGGCCACCCACTCCGCTGCCGTCCACGGCCGGCCGGGCGGCTGACGCACGGCGTCCCGGAGCAGCGCGGCGGTCCGACCCGCCGGGTCGTCGGCCGGCCGTACCGACGCCAGTTCCAGGTCGACCAGCGACCAGTCCGTCAGCGGCCGGCCGAGGTCCGGTGGACCCAGCCGGTCGGTCAACCAGCCGCAGGCCCGCGGCGACAACGCGATGGCCGGGTCGCCGGCGAGGGCGGTCTCCAGTTCGGCCGCGACGGCCGCGGCCGTCTCCCCGGACGTGGTCGGCCAGACCGCCGTGCCGTCACCGGGCACCGCCGCGCGGTCCAGCAGCAGGCAGATCCGCAGCGATGCCACCCGCGCGGCCCGGACCGGAGCCGGCAGCCGGTCGCCCGCACCCCACTGCCCGAACACCGTGTCCAGCGCGGTCGTCAGCCGCACCACGACCGCCGGGTCCCGTGCGGCGGCGAGCATCGCGCCGACCCGGGCGGGCAGCTCGTCGAGCAGCCGGCCGACCAGGGCGGCGGAGGCCCTGGTCCGGGTGGGCAGCCAGGGCAGGGGACGGTCCGGGGTCGCCCAGTCCGGCATCACCCCGTCCGGTCCGGGCGCGAAGACGGCCTCCAGGTAGCCGGCGATGGCGATGTCCCGACCCTCGGCGGCCTCGCCGTCGTGGGCCTGTTCCGCACCGTCGGCGGTCCCGTCCTCGCTCGCGCCGATATCGCCGGTCCCGGTGTCGATCGCCCCGGCCTCGTCCAGCGACCGGACCGCGGCACCGAAGACCTCGTCGGTGGATCGGCCGAAGCGGACCAGGCGGTCGCGGAGCAGGGCCAGTCGGTCCCCCGGCAGCCGCAACCCCGGCGGCCACCACCGGCAGGCCAGCGCCACGGCATCCGGGAGCACCTGCGCCATCAGCTCGACCGTCTCCTCGCCGGCGAGCAGCAGCGCCGCGGGCACCGCCCAGAGCGGCCGGTCGTCCGCGCTGCCGCGCGCCGCGTCGGACAGCCGGTCGACCAGGTCCGGCAGCGACGGCAGCCCCATGTCGTCCAGCAGGGTGAGCCGCTCGACCAGCTGGGTCCACGGCCCGGGGCGGGGCGGACGGTACGGCGCCACCTGGCGGGCCGCCGCACCGGTCGGGATCTCCCCGACATCGGGGACGTACCACTGGGTCCCGAGAGCGACTGCGACCTCGGTCGGATCCTGGGAGTCCGGGTAGCCGATCAGGTGCAGCTCCCGGATGCCGGTGGTGCTGCCGGCCTCCACCGTCTCCCGGGTGGAGAAGGCCAGCGCCGACCAGGCCGCGCCGACGGTCAGGTGCCGGCCCAGAAAAGCGGCCCAGCCCGCGGTACGGGCACCCGTCGGGTCGGCCAGCGCGAGAGCGCCGGTGCCTGCGGTCAGGTACTCCTCGGCAGCGGCCAGGACCGCCAGCGCGGTGTCCCGATCGACGGCCCAGACCTCCTGCACGGCAACGCTTCCTGGTCCGGCCGGCAGGTCGGCCCCGGGATCCAGGTCGGGCAGGCGGGCGGCGGACACCGCTGCCGATCCGGTCGGCCGCACCCAGAGCGGGCTGTCCCAGAGCTCGGCGGGCCGGACGCCGGCCACCCCGGCACCCTGACCGCTGCGCTGCACGAGAAGTCCGTGTGCGAACCAGGAGTCGCGGTAATGGTGACTCTGCCCGGCGCTCACCTGGTGCACCAGGGTGCTGCGACGATGGCGACGATCGGCCGCGGGATCGAGCCGCAGCCGGCGCGGCAGCGCGGCAATCATCTCGTCCGAGGCCAGCAGCGGCAGCGCCTCCGGCACGAACGAGCCCAGCGCGCCGGTCGCCGATTCGACCCAGGGCTGCAGCGCCGCGGCGTCCTCCGCCGGACGCACGGCGGTGACCTTCCATCCGTCGACGTCCGAGTAGGGTCCGGCCTCGCCGACGGTGGCGTACCCGAACTGCCCGGCCAGCATCGTGTTCCGCTCCGGCCCGTCAGCCCTGGATGACCCAGCGCAGCGGATCGAACAACCGGTGCGGCGCCCGGGCCGTCGAGTGCATCGTGTTGCTGGCCGGCGTGTGCCCGGTCGACGACGTGACGAAGTACCGGTAGGTGGCGAAGTTGCTCTCCACCAGGTGCAGGATCGACGAACCGCCGAGCTGCGACAGCAGGGTGCGGGCCTCCTGGTGCACCGCGTTGCCATCCACCGGGTCGAAGACGACCGGAGCCGCCGCCGGGTCGCTGTACGGATCCCGCAGCACGGCCGACCCGAACGGCAGCGCACCGGCGATCGGCGAGCCGGGGGAGCTGCTGGCCTGTTGCAGCGCATCGAACTTCGAGAAGACGACCGCCAGCCGGACCGGCAGCGGACCGGTGCCGCCGAACCGGCCGCGCAGCACGGTGATGACGTTGTGCAGGCCCTGCACCGGGGTCGCGCCGCCGCCCGGCGGCAGCGTCACGAAACCGTCCAGCGCCGTGCGGACCTCGGTGATCTGCAACGGGTCCACCAGGTAGATCAGGGCGTCGCCGTTCAGCATGGAGTGCGAGTAGTTCGCCAGCAGCTCCGGATCCTCCATGTCCTCGCCGGCGACGTCGAACAAGGAGAAGGCGACCGGTCGCTGCTGCTGCGGGAACCGGACGGAGAACTGCAAGGGCCGCAACAGGTCCCGGTTCTGCTGCACGGAGGTCGTGCCGAGCTGGAGCCGTCCGGTCTCCCATTCGTCGTGGTAGCGCTTCATCCGCGCCCGACTGCCGGCGTCCAGCGGCGCGGCATACCCGCCCCAGGACTCGGCCAGACCCTCCAGCAATGCGTAGGACTGCGCCTGCAGCATCGACGTCTTCCCGGACCGCCGCGGTCCGAGCAGGGTGGCGGCATAGCTGTTCGTCTGCCACCAGTCGGCGTGCGGGAAGGTCTCGCCGCAGCTGAGGCAGAACTCGTCCCGGGTCACCGTGCCGCAGTGCCGGCAGTGCACCGAACCCACCGGTCCGGTCGACTCCAGGGCCTGCATCGTCCACGGCTTGGCCAGAGTCCGGGTGCCGCGGATCCGGGTCAGCAAGGTGTCCTCGGCCGGTTGGCAGGTGCCCTCGGACCCGCACCGGAAGTACTGGTTCTCCGGGTTCGGCGGGGCCAGGCAGTGCGGACAGCGGCGGCTGACCCGTTGCGGTGCCGGCGATCCCGGTGCCATCCATTCGACGAGGGCGATCTCCTCGCCCGAGTTCGCATGCCCGAACACCTTCAGCTGCCGGGCCTGCGGCGGGACCGTGACCTCCCACCGGAACCACTCGCCGGGCGGGCCGTCGGAGGGCAATGTCATCGATGCGACGGTGCCGAACTCCGTCCCGCTGCCCAGCTCGCGCAGACTGAGCGGTTGCAGGTCCGTCCCACCACCGAGGACGAGACCGATGGGTGGGAGCGGGATCTCGGGACGGAGGTAGACCGCCCGGACGCCGGTCGGGCCGTACTCGAACTGGTAGAACACCACCTGCCGGCCGGGGTAGGCGACCTCGGCCGGCCGCCCGCGGAGCGTCACGCCGCGGTAGGTGCGGACGCCGTGCAACCGGATCGTCCCGCGGTGCGGCGGCAGCGTCAGCCGTACACCGCCGTAGAGCTCGAACCGCTCCCGCGAGGTGCGGGTGACGGCACCGTCGACCTCGGCGATCACCTCCGCGGCGCCGGTCGGCCACTCGAAACGCAGGAACTGCCAGAAGATCCGGTCGGTCAGCTCGATCGCACCGATGGCGCCGACGTGGGTGAGCACCTGCGACGGGCCGACGGCGAACCGCCCGGCCATCTCGGTCACCGGGGTGAAGCACCACTCCGGGCTCTCCGCGACGTCGATGGCGAAACCGTCCAGCACGTCCCGGTTCCCGTCGCCGGTCAACCCCCAGACGATGCGGTTGCCCAGCGGCAGCCGGTCGATCTCCGCTGCGGTCAGGATCTGGTCGGGGGCGAGCTCACCGAGCTGGCCGGGGGTGCCGGGACGGTGGAAGATGCTGACCCGGCCGCGGGCCACCTTCGGCCAGGACAGCCGGCACTGCACCGAGGTGCCGGCATCGGACAGGCTGCCCTGCAGGTCGGTCACCCGCTCCGGCATCGCCGGGATGACCACGGTCCCCGAGGACCATGCGGGCGAGCGATCGGTGCCGCCCTCCGGCCGCGGGGCGCCGGCCAGGCACACGAGCTCGTACACGTAGCTGCGGCCGGGCTCGACATCCTTGTCCAGGTAGGAACTCTGACCTGCCTCCACCGGCTTGACCAGGGTGGCGTCCTCGAACGTCGGCAGCGGCTCGTCCGCCCGCGAGCGCCGGAGCTGGACCCCGGTGACCCCGGCCGGGCGGCGCCACTCCAGCACCACCGAGTCCGGGTTGACCACGAAGTCGACGCTGTCGGGCCCGGGCACGACCTGTCCGATCGCCTGCCGGACGGCCTGCGGGTCCCGGGCCGCGGCCATCGGGCTCGCGCCGCGGTAGGCGAAGACGGCGTAGTACCGGTAGCCGGGCGCGACCACCGCCACCGGGTCGGCGGTCACCGCGAGCCGCTCACCCTGGTCGGCCGTGTGCGGGATCTCCGTGCGGGTGCCGACCACCAGGTACAGCAGGATCCCCGGGCCCGGATCGGCCGGGTCCCACATCAGCTGCACCCGGTCCGGGTGCACGGTGAGACCGATGTAGCCGTCGACGTTCCCGAACACGTCGGCATCGCCGGCGAACATGCTCGGCTCCGGCAGCGGGCCGGTCTGCTTGGCGAAACCGCCGGTGTGACCGGGCGGCGTGAAACCGCCCGGGTGCGCACCGGTGTGCGGCCCGGAGTTGGTCACGGGTGGCCGGACCGGGGGCGGTGGTGGGGGAGGGGTGGCCGCCGGGAGGGTGCTCTGTGCTGATGACGTGGCATGTGCCGATGACGTGCCCTGCGCCGGTGACGTGCCCTGCGCCGAAGGCAGTGGCTGTCCCGTCGGCGAGCCGGTGGGTGGCGGCGCGGTCCGCGGTTCCGGATCCGTCATCTGCCGGGACGGCAACTGCTGGGACGGCAACTGCTGGGACGGGGGCGTCGGGGGTTGGTGGTCCGGCCGGTCGGGCGTTGCCCTGTCCGTGCTCCGGGGGGGCGCGGCGGTCGGACCGGTGCCCGGCGCGGCGGACACCGTTGCCGGGTGCGGCGGCGGGTCGGCGGTCGGCGGGACGAAGGCACCCGTCGACGTCGGTGCCGGGGCAGCCGCGAACGGTCCGGTCGCCCCGCCCGGCAGGGCGGCCGGGGGGGCCGTCGGGGTGGTCGACTCCGGCGGGACCGTGCGCTCCGGGAGGGGTGGAGGTTCCGGGGTGACCCCGGGCGGTGTGTACCAGGCGGGCAACGATGTCGGGGCGGCCGGACCCGGGGGCTGCGCGGTCGCGGTCTGCGGGATCGGGGACTGCGCGTTCGGGGTCTGCGGGATCGGGGACTGCGCGTTCGGGGTCTGCGCGTTCGGGGTCTGCGGGATCGGGGCCTGCGCGCCCGGGGCCTGTGCGGGGTGCCGATCGCCGGCGACGGGCTCGGGCTGGGCGGTGCGCGACGGCGGGGTGTACCAGGACGGTGGCCCGCTCGGTGCCGGCGACGGGTCGGCAGCAACGGGCACGGCGGTGGGCACCGCCGGCGCGGCAGGAGCAGCAGGAGCAGCGACCTCCTGCTCCTCGAGGTCCCTGGCCTGCTCCAGGACCGTCATCAGGTCCTGGTTCTCCCGGTCCGAGACGGTGATGTGCATGCGCCGCCAGGTGTCCTGCAGGATCTCCGGCGTCACTCCCGGCCGGCCGCTGCGCCGACGTCCGGTCTCCAGCCTGGCCGCCCACACGATGAGGTCCTCGTTCACACGCAGGCCCAACCGGTCGCGGACCGTCCGCAGGCTGTCCTCCAACGCCACCCCGGTCCTGCCTCTCTCGTCGTGTCCCGGCCGTCCCGAACCGGCCGCGCCGCCCAGTCTGCCTGCCATAGTCTGCACGCGGGCCGGTCACCCACGTGTGGGCTTCGACCGGATCACCGGGAACAGTGCCGCACGCAGTCGCGCAGTCGCATCGGGAGGAACGTCCGTCATGCAGTTCCTGAAGCTGGGCGAGGTGCTGGTGGTGGACGGGGGACCGTCGATCTCGGTGCGGGTGCAGGGACTGCAGCCCGGCGATGCGGTCGAGGTGCGGTACGGCTCCCCGGAGGCGCCGCAGACCTGGCACCCGCGGAACGGTCAGCTGGAGTGGTTGCGACCCACCGCCACCGTCGGCGAACTGTTGATCAGGACCGACGGCATCCCGGGCGAGATGACGATCCTGGCGACGATGGCCGGGCACCGGGCGGTCGGCGCCACGGTGACCCGTTTCGGTGCGTCGCAGCAGACCTGGTCCCACCCGGGCGCCACCCCGCGGGAGGGGGAGACCTGGGCCTTCCTGACGTTGTCCGCGGAGAACGGCCGGCTGTCGCTCACCGCCCGGGACGAGTCGTCGCTCCGGGAGCGCGCACCGGTCGGTGGCGTCACCGATGCCTCCGGGGTCGCCGCGGTCGTGGACATCTCCGCCAGCATGGCGCCTGCCGTGGCGGACGGTCGCCTGGCCACCGCGCTGTCCGCGGTGCAGGGCGCGGCCGCCCGCAGCCGGATGTCGGCGGTCACGGTCACCTTCGTGGCCGGATCCTGGACCGACCGGATCACCCTGCCGATCCACGACCCCGCCTCCGATGCCGTGGCCGCTGCCGTGGGCAAGGCCGGCTGGCGTACCGGCACCCCGAGCGAACTGCTCGGCGCAGCGCACGGGGACGTCGTCTGGCTGATCACCGACGCGGCCGTCCCGCTGCCCGCCGGCCGCCGCATCGGCGTGGTGGTCACCGCCGCCGCGCCCACCTCCGCCGCCGTCCCGCCCGGCCCGCGCACCGTGGTGGCGCTGCGGCCCGGTGAGAGCGTCGCCGAACTGGCCGACCGCCTCCTCTCCGCCGTCACCGCCTGACCCACCCCCCACCCGGCGCGAGGATCTTCATCGCAGGCGCGTACGAAGTCGGCGACTCCTGTCTCACCAGTCCCACTCGCGGCAACTTCCCACGCGCAGGACAGTCGACGGCGCACGGGCATGCAACGGAACGTGCCCGTGCGCCCGTCCGGCGGCCGGAGACACAACCCAGCCGCGTCGTGACGTTCTGTCGGGGTGCACGCGTCGGGTCGGATCGGGGAGGGATCGGTGACGTTCGACGAGTTCCTCGACCTGCACCTCCCGGCTCTCGGCAACTACGCGGGTGTACTCGCCGGGGACCGGCAGGCCGCGCATGACGTACTGGTCGACGCGCTCATCACCGTCCAACTGAGGTGGGACCGGATCGGTCGGATGGCATCACCGGCGGGGTACGCACGCCGGGTCATCACGACGACCTTCCTGGACGCGCGCCGCACAGCCGCGCGCCGGAGGACCTTCTCGACGAACGAACCGCCGGAACGTCTGCACCACGACGACGGCCCGTCACGCGTCGACGACCGTGACCAGCTCGCCGACATGCTGGACGGCCTTCCCGACCGGCAGCGGGCGGCGGTGGTGCTGCGGTTCTACCTCGACCTGCCGGACGAGGAGATCGCCGCGGCTCTCGACTGTTCGAAAGGTGCAGTCCGCACACTCATCTCACGCGGATTGCAGCAGCTCCGCGCCGTTGTCCAGGCATCCGGACCATCACAGCCGCGGGTAGGGAGGCATCAGCCGTGAACGAGACGGAACTTCGCACCCTTCTCAGGGACCGGGAGCGCTTCCGCCCCGACCTGGAGGCGGTGCGTGCGGCGGTCGAATCGACTGCGACGGACCGGCCGCGGCCGTCGAGGCTGCCGCGAGTGGTCCTCTCGGCTGCTGTGGTGGTGCTGATCGCGATCACCGGACTGCTGATCCGCACCGACGCGGCCCCACCACCGACGTCCGACATCTCCGGAACAACCACCGCTTCAACGACTCCCGAGGTCACGTCAACGATTCCCGCAGGCCTGACCGATGTGCGCTGGGTGCTGACCTCGGTCATCATCGAGGGGACAAGGAGCGATCCGACCGAGACCTGGTCGATGGTGCTGCGCTCCGGCGGGCGGGCGGACATCTTTCTCCCGTGCGCGTCGGGCTCGGGCAGCTGGAGCGCTGCCGGTTCGGGGCTGACCCTTCGGTGGAACCCCACGACCGACAACGCCTGCTTCATGGATCCCGCGGCCTGGAAGGCTCTCGAGGAACTCACCGACGGGACGCCGGGACAGCAGCGGCCGGTCGGCATCGAGGTGGTCGGCTCGGCACTACGCATCGAGATCGCCGGCACCATCATGATTTTCCGCCATCCGACCTGGCTCGGCCGGCATTGGCACATCGGCGGGAGCGGCGCCGGGCCCGACATCACGTTCGCGGACGACGGCACGCTGCGGGTCGTCGACGACTGCGGCTCCTACGACACGACCTGGACCTCGACAGGGGACCAGCTGGTGATCCGGGATGCTGCTGCGCTTCCGGCGGGATGTAACGGACCGGAGTGGTCGGCCATCGACGACTGGGCGGGAAGGACCTTCTCCTTCCGCGCCGATCGCGCCACGCTGACGCTCACGGACAACCGGAGCGGTCTCGTCACCGAACTGCTGGCCGTGCGGTCGTCACCGGAGCAGCCCATGGCGCTGCCGGCAGGGACGTACTCGAGGTACTGCGGCAGCACCGTCGCCGACTCCGACGACGTCGCAACATCCACTGCAGTGCAACAACTCGGGACATCCGGCCAGGTGACAGTCCTGAATCTCGGCGGAGAGACCAGGTCTTACGGGAGGGCCCTCCTGGTGCTGGTCGACGACCGCGACCGGATCATCTCGCTGTCGGTCGAACCGGCTGCGTCCGTCGCCGAGGTGGACGTGGCGCCCGGGGCATCGTCGTCGATCGGTGTGGGGGGATGGCCGAGGGGGTTGTGCGACGGCACGGAACTGCAGCCCGGCCGGTCCTATCTCGCGGCGCCGCTGCTGATGATGCCGGATGGTGGCGAGTTCCTCGGCGACCGCTTCCGGTACATCGCGCCGGAGCCGACCACCTACGGTGGCCCGGCTCCCACCGATCCCGGAGCGTGCTCCACCGCCTACCAGGGGCTGGAGGCCGTGGGCATGTCGGTCACGGTGCAACAGAGCACCTCCGGCACATCCGTGGAACTGCGCAACGGATCGGACAGCGATCAGACCGTCGTATCGGTGGGGATCGCACTGTTCGGCAACTCCGGCGGCGACGGGCGCGGAGGCTTCGGGCCCCCGCTGATGTCCGTGCAACGAGTGGTGGGCCTGGGCAGTGCCGTCGCACTGCCCGCCGGAGGGGACCTGGTGCGTGCTGTCGATCATCTGCCGACGTCGCTGTGCTACGCGGACGAGGACCGGCTGACAGCTGGATGTCGGTACCGGGCCGCTGTCACCGTGACCCTGGCACGCGCCGACGGGAGCACGAATACCTTCGTCGGCCGGCCCTTCCTGTGGACTTCCCCATAAGAATGTCACCTCTATCCAGTAGACTGGAGGCATGAGCAGCCGGGTCAACGAGCGGATCGCCGCCCGGCTGCGTGCCCTGCGCGCCGAGCGGGGACTGTCCCTGGACGCGCTCGCAGAGGCGAGCGGCGTGAGCCGGTCGGGGTTGTCGCTGATCGAGCGGGCCGGCAGCAGCCCCACCGCGGTGGTGCTCGACCGGATCGCCGCCGCCCTGGACGTCCCACTTTCGTCCTTCTTCGAGGCAGCGCCGGTCGCCGACCCCGTGGCCCGGCGCGCCGACCAACCGGTCTGGCAGGACCCTGCCACCGGGTACACGCGGCGGATCGTCTCGCCGGCCGTCCCCGGGATCGGGGTGCAGCTGGTGGAGATAGAGTTCCCGGCCGGCGCCGAGATCCACTACGACTCGGAGCCGACATCCGGCTCTCAGCAGCAGTTCTGGGTGCTCAACGGGGCGATCGAGTTCCGGCACGGCGACGAGGTGCACCATTTGCGCAAGGGCGACTGCCTGGCCGTCCGGCGCACCGCCACCACCGTCTTCC is drawn from Nakamurella alba and contains these coding sequences:
- a CDS encoding GAP1-N2 domain-containing protein produces the protein MLAGQFGYATVGEAGPYSDVDGWKVTAVRPAEDAAALQPWVESATGALGSFVPEALPLLASDEMIAALPRRLRLDPAADRRHRRSTLVHQVSAGQSHHYRDSWFAHGLLVQRSGQGAGVAGVRPAELWDSPLWVRPTGSAAVSAARLPDLDPGADLPAGPGSVAVQEVWAVDRDTALAVLAAAEEYLTAGTGALALADPTGARTAGWAAFLGRHLTVGAAWSALAFSTRETVEAGSTTGIRELHLIGYPDSQDPTEVAVALGTQWYVPDVGEIPTGAAARQVAPYRPPRPGPWTQLVERLTLLDDMGLPSLPDLVDRLSDAARGSADDRPLWAVPAALLLAGEETVELMAQVLPDAVALACRWWPPGLRLPGDRLALLRDRLVRFGRSTDEVFGAAVRSLDEAGAIDTGTGDIGASEDGTADGAEQAHDGEAAEGRDIAIAGYLEAVFAPGPDGVMPDWATPDRPLPWLPTRTRASAALVGRLLDELPARVGAMLAAARDPAVVVRLTTALDTVFGQWGAGDRLPAPVRAARVASLRICLLLDRAAVPGDGTAVWPTTSGETAAAVAAELETALAGDPAIALSPRACGWLTDRLGPPDLGRPLTDWSLVDLELASVRPADDPAGRTAALLRDAVRQPPGRPWTAAEWVARLTAVVGTSPAPTDLAGALHTLMGRQIPLPVPAIGEMLLAGRPLGQAEHGFARWLLEPRVLQSPSVRLSFRPGPTSPVLAVHARTDPQPPDGPTAPAYRVELQALAAALPGAGEPLAGAVRERLAQDVVVADAEFVAAGGWPWGEHGSTAVAGEPPAPAPTGLDDRWPIALEAVLLRVADRPDLGAALARSLLLRALLDEIVAAAGSSRYGRVYTDPLGGYLRQAPDGREWQVESWVKRLLDGRDRSARQQWAADCDAAAGRTVDRLLHRTPTGHPLHRPDVRTSFLASVHQNAPELALGVLGARLSGWRGRRPDSGPNPG
- a CDS encoding sigma-70 family RNA polymerase sigma factor, encoding MTFDEFLDLHLPALGNYAGVLAGDRQAAHDVLVDALITVQLRWDRIGRMASPAGYARRVITTTFLDARRTAARRRTFSTNEPPERLHHDDGPSRVDDRDQLADMLDGLPDRQRAAVVLRFYLDLPDEEIAAALDCSKGAVRTLISRGLQQLRAVVQASGPSQPRVGRHQP
- a CDS encoding META domain-containing protein, with product MNETELRTLLRDRERFRPDLEAVRAAVESTATDRPRPSRLPRVVLSAAVVVLIAITGLLIRTDAAPPPTSDISGTTTASTTPEVTSTIPAGLTDVRWVLTSVIIEGTRSDPTETWSMVLRSGGRADIFLPCASGSGSWSAAGSGLTLRWNPTTDNACFMDPAAWKALEELTDGTPGQQRPVGIEVVGSALRIEIAGTIMIFRHPTWLGRHWHIGGSGAGPDITFADDGTLRVVDDCGSYDTTWTSTGDQLVIRDAAALPAGCNGPEWSAIDDWAGRTFSFRADRATLTLTDNRSGLVTELLAVRSSPEQPMALPAGTYSRYCGSTVADSDDVATSTAVQQLGTSGQVTVLNLGGETRSYGRALLVLVDDRDRIISLSVEPAASVAEVDVAPGASSSIGVGGWPRGLCDGTELQPGRSYLAAPLLMMPDGGEFLGDRFRYIAPEPTTYGGPAPTDPGACSTAYQGLEAVGMSVTVQQSTSGTSVELRNGSDSDQTVVSVGIALFGNSGGDGRGGFGPPLMSVQRVVGLGSAVALPAGGDLVRAVDHLPTSLCYADEDRLTAGCRYRAAVTVTLARADGSTNTFVGRPFLWTSP
- a CDS encoding helix-turn-helix domain-containing protein, whose product is MSSRVNERIAARLRALRAERGLSLDALAEASGVSRSGLSLIERAGSSPTAVVLDRIAAALDVPLSSFFEAAPVADPVARRADQPVWQDPATGYTRRIVSPAVPGIGVQLVEIEFPAGAEIHYDSEPTSGSQQQFWVLNGAIEFRHGDEVHHLRKGDCLAVRRTATTVFRNTTDRPARYLLVAPAPGGSER